A single Ctenopharyngodon idella isolate HZGC_01 chromosome 22, HZGC01, whole genome shotgun sequence DNA region contains:
- the hrct1 gene encoding histidine-rich carboxyl terminus protein 1, protein MTASSGTMQLNRAFAFLCLVISVGAQTNHRLTCYLDVLTHRTREGPCTHIIVPTISSDEDLDHQSLSEDDRIILRRMKERNPTLKILLGLEVKSSRLELMSATEGSVENFIQTVLTYLKDKRLDGLDVTWLDGPTSDVSTRSKELFTNFLKSLKGTFEGETDPLLLSVSVLEPFDHSAVSYDEQTLSQYVDFISILPAHLEQGGPYINKTVQHWQDKQVDLQKLNLVMPVFLRRSHRRHYHRHLPKHDDMNSENRKKDHINVLGLHMGVQVCQAIKSGQEQFITFTVLSDENDLVKEVLQKGFGGIGVVFIDLDVFVNSTCASITQDERAIVESKVIRRDHHHSHHHHHRSFHLPHGSHRIGQHPHRHHHRGHGHHHRGRHHHHHHHHHHHHPHPIIPQSNMPMEVQQGAE, encoded by the exons ATGACTGCTTCATCAGGCACAATGCAGCTCAACAGAG ctTTCGCATTCCTTTGCTTGGTGATTTCAGTGG GTGCGCAGACGAATCACAGACTGACCTGCTATCTGGATGTTTTAACACACCGCACACGTGAGGGTCCATGTACTCACATCATTGTCCCCACGATCTCCAGTGATGAAGACCTTGACCACCAAAGCTTGTCGGAAGATGACCGCATTATTCTTAGAAGGATGAAGGAGAG AAATCCAACTTTGAAGATTTTGCTTGGATTGGAAGTCAAATCATCAAG GTTGGAGCTGATGTCTGCTACTGAGGGCAGTGTTGAGAACTTCATTCAGACGGTATTGACATACTTGAAGGACAAGCGTTTAGATGGTCTAGACGTGACTTGGCTGGACGGCCCCACTTCTGATGTATCTACCAGAAGCAAAGAGCTGTTCACAAATTTTCTGAAG AGCTTAAAAGGCACATTTGAAGGAGAAACAGATCCTCTACTTCTGTCAGTGTCTGTACTAGAGCCCTTTGACCACAGTGCGGTCAGTTATGATGAACAAACACTTTCACA GTATGTGGACTTCATCTCCATTCTGCCTGCACATCTCGAACAGGGTGGACCATACATT AACAAAACAGTCCAACACTGGCAGGATAAGCAAGTTGACCTGCAAAAGCTCAATCTAGTCATGCCTGTTTTTCTCCGGAGATCACACCGAAGGCATTATCATAGACATCTTCCCAAGCATGATGACATGAATTCAGAGAACAGAAAGAAGGATCACATCAACGTTTTAGGCTTACACATGGGCGTTCAG GTGTGTCAGGCCATTAAAAGTGGACAAGAGCAGTTTATTACTTTCACAGTTCTCTCAGATGAGAATGATCTTGTCAAGGAG GTGCTCCAGAAAGGCTTTGGTGGCATAGGGGTTGTCTTCATAGATCTAGACGTCTTTGTTAACTCCACATGTGCAAGCATTACTCAAGATGAAAGGGCAATTGTTGAATCAAAGGTGATCAGAAGGGACCATCACCACAGCCACCACCACCATCATCGCTCTTTCCATCTTCCTCATGGCAGCCATCGTATTGGTCAGCATCCCCACAGACATCATCACCGTGGACATGGACATCATCACCGTGgtcgtcatcatcatcaccaccaccatcacCATCACCATCACCCCCATCCAATAATTCCTCAAAGCAACATGCCCATGGAAGTACAGCAGGGTGCAGAGTGA
- the slc48a1a gene encoding heme transporter hrg1-B: MGPNRIYISVGYATFGMLVGFSAFIVWNVVYKQPWTAALGGLSGVLALWALVTHIMYIQDYWRTWLKGLKFFMFVSSVFSLLAVAAFATFISLAVIEKQSLTDPKSFYLSAVWSFLTLKWAFLLGMYSYRYRQEFADISILSDF, encoded by the exons ATGGGTCCAAACAGGATCTACATCAGTGTAGGTTATGCCACATTCGGCATGTTGGTGGGTTTTTCTGCGTTTATCGTGTGGAATGTGGTTTATAAACAACCATGGACGGCGGCGTTGGGCGGATTATCAG GCGTTCTGGCACTCTGGGCATTAGTCACTCACATTATGTACATTCAGGACTACTGGCGCACGTGGCTGAAGGGACTCAAGTTCTTCATGTTTGTTAGTTCTGTCTTCTCCCTCCTGGCTGTTGCTGCTTTTGCCACCTTCATATCTCTAGCTGTTATAGAAAAGCAGT CATTAACTGACCCTAAGAGCTTCTATCTGTCAGCCGTGTGGAGCTTCTTGACTCTTAAATGGGCCTTCCTGCTGGGCATGTACTCCTACCGTTACCGCCAGGAGTTTGCTGACATCAGCATCCTCAGTGACTTTTGA